From Xenopus tropicalis strain Nigerian chromosome 3, UCB_Xtro_10.0, whole genome shotgun sequence, the proteins below share one genomic window:
- the or5au1 gene encoding olfactory receptor 8U9-like → METNQSLDIFFLFDGLTDDPELETALFIIILLIYIFTIVGNCGLIVMIMTSPILHTPMYSFLKHLAFIDMCYTSVVTPRTLSDLFSKKKDISFMACAVQMYFYAAFFGAEILLLAAMAYDRYAAICRPLVYHIIIKREVCRRMIIACYAISFLHSFIHTKNIFSHSYCNNYQISHFFCDAPPVLKLSCSDTSLTQLLIFAIVGVYSSTCASLILTSYIHIFSAILRIKSTQGRQKAFTTCSSHLVSIGTLFGTMIYMYLHPNASNADQDKVVSVFYTMVIPMLNPIIYSLRNKDVRRAFEKLM, encoded by the coding sequence ATGGAAACCAACCAGTctttagatatattttttttgtttgatggTCTGACAGATGACCCTGAGCTGGAGACTGCCCTTTTTATCATCATCCTGCTGATATACATCTTCACCATTGTAGGGAATTGCGGCCTGATCGTGATGATAATGACCAGCCCTATTctgcacacccccatgtactCCTTCCTGAAACATTTAGCCTTTATAGATATGTGCTACACCTCTGTTGTCACCCCAAGAACTCTCTCAGACCTGTTCTCTAAGAAGAAAGACATTTCCTTCATGGCTTGCGCTGTACAAATGTATTTCTATGCTGCCTTTTTTGGTGCGGAGATTCTTCTGCTCGCGGCTATGGCTTATGATCGTTATGCCGCTATATGTAGGCCCTTAGTTTACCATATCATTATCAAAAGAGAAGTATGTAGAAGAATGATTATTGCATGTTATGCCATTAGCTTCCTTCATTCTTTCATTCACACCAAGAACATATTCAGCCACAGCTACTGTAATAACTACCAGATATCGCATTTCTTCTGTGATGCACCTCCTGTCCTTAAATTGTCTTGCTCTGATACCTCTCTGACTCAGCTCCTTATATTTGCCATTGTAGGAGTGTACTCGTCTACATGTGCGTCACTCATTCTTACATCCTACATCCACATATTCTCTGCCATACTTAGAATCAAGTCTACACAAGGAAGGCAGAAAGCATTCACAACTTGTTCTTCTCACTTGGTCTCCATTGGGACTTTATTTGGAACCATGATCTATATGTACCTGCACCCAAACGCTAGCAATGCAGATCAGGATAAGGTGGTGTCTGTTTTCTATACAATGGTAATACCTATGTTGAATCCAATCATTTACAGCTTGAGGAACAAGGATGTGAGGAGAGCATTTGAGAAACTGATGTAA